From a single Shewanella donghaensis genomic region:
- a CDS encoding TIGR04219 family outer membrane beta-barrel protein — MKKTLLATTLLGLLSISSAQASTLVGFKVGGDYWQADTSGSFNSDDGVAQTYNYDSDAQGSVWIAIEHPIPLVPNIKIRENRLEGKGSQANSDFTFNDHQFSGATTAYNDLSNTDFVLYYEILDNDIVALDLGAAYKQMHGSIRVQDPGHPEEVDVDSGIVMAYANAEVGVPGLGLYAFADVMLGIDESSVYDINAGLGWKFDGIALDTAIRVGYREFKFDVDDFSSTTQNMSFKGAFAGLELTF; from the coding sequence ATGAAAAAGACACTTCTTGCCACAACCTTATTAGGCTTGTTAAGCATATCATCGGCACAGGCATCAACTTTAGTTGGTTTTAAAGTGGGTGGTGATTACTGGCAAGCTGATACCAGTGGTTCGTTTAATAGTGATGATGGTGTAGCACAAACTTATAACTACGATTCAGATGCTCAAGGCAGTGTATGGATTGCTATTGAGCATCCAATTCCTTTAGTACCTAATATTAAAATCCGTGAAAACCGTTTAGAAGGTAAAGGCAGCCAAGCTAATTCTGACTTTACTTTCAATGATCACCAATTTAGTGGCGCAACAACCGCATATAATGACTTAAGTAACACTGACTTCGTTCTTTATTACGAAATCTTAGATAACGATATTGTGGCACTTGATTTAGGTGCAGCTTATAAGCAAATGCACGGTTCTATACGTGTACAAGACCCAGGACATCCAGAAGAAGTTGATGTTGATAGCGGTATTGTAATGGCTTATGCCAATGCTGAAGTTGGCGTTCCTGGTTTAGGCTTGTACGCTTTTGCTGATGTGATGTTAGGCATTGATGAGTCAAGTGTTTACGATATTAATGCAGGTTTAGGTTGGAAATTTGATGGTATAGCGCTTGATACCGCTATTCGCGTTGGTTACCGTGAATTCAAATTTGATGTCGACGACTTTTCAAGTACGACTCAGAATATGTCATTTAAAGGCGCCTTCGCTGGTTTAGAACTTACATTCTAA
- a CDS encoding DUF2333 family protein: MQMTRNKIFSGIGIILLINYVIAVWWSIEPDPLEPEVLQDDRGELVVGYATTSALISTIETLLDKPGGWLSNDIMPPSVIMDNMPAFEFGALEQTRDLALIMRKEFSRSQSQSTADNDLLAAHSKLNIEHTSWLVPSAESEYREATKLLKLYRAKISDTDNSNAQFYARADNLNEWLKEIQKRLGSMSQRLSASVGQERLNTDLAGDSTARQSTPSLASLEIKTSWWKIDDVLYESRGSAWALLNFMKAIEVDFADVLEKKNAEVSLRQIIRELEATQQTVWSPMVLNGDGFGLVANHSLVMANYISRANAAVIDLTNLLSQG, from the coding sequence ATGCAAATGACAAGGAACAAAATTTTTAGTGGCATAGGGATTATTTTATTAATCAACTATGTAATTGCAGTTTGGTGGAGTATTGAACCAGACCCACTAGAGCCTGAGGTTTTACAAGATGACCGAGGCGAGCTTGTTGTCGGTTATGCAACGACCTCTGCGCTTATTTCTACAATTGAAACTTTATTGGACAAACCAGGTGGCTGGCTTTCTAATGATATAATGCCGCCTTCAGTCATTATGGATAATATGCCTGCATTTGAGTTTGGCGCATTAGAGCAAACTCGTGATTTAGCGTTAATTATGCGCAAAGAGTTTAGCCGCTCACAATCTCAGTCTACTGCTGATAATGATTTGCTGGCTGCTCATTCAAAATTGAATATCGAGCATACCAGTTGGTTAGTTCCGAGTGCTGAAAGTGAATACCGTGAAGCCACTAAGCTACTGAAACTGTACCGCGCTAAAATTAGCGATACGGACAACAGTAATGCGCAGTTCTATGCCCGCGCTGATAATTTAAATGAGTGGCTAAAAGAAATTCAGAAACGTTTAGGCAGCATGTCACAACGTCTTTCTGCAAGCGTTGGACAAGAACGTTTAAATACTGATTTAGCTGGTGACTCTACCGCAAGACAATCAACGCCATCTTTAGCAAGTTTAGAGATTAAAACCAGCTGGTGGAAAATTGATGATGTACTTTATGAAAGTCGCGGTAGTGCTTGGGCATTACTCAATTTCATGAAAGCGATAGAAGTTGATTTTGCCGATGTACTCGAAAAGAAAAATGCTGAAGTGAGTTTACGACAAATTATTCGTGAATTAGAAGCTACTCAGCAAACTGTTTGGAGCCCTATGGTGCTGAACGGTGATGGCTTTGGTTTAGTCGCAAACCATTCATTGGTCATGGCTAACTATATTTCCCGCGCAAATGCAGCGGTGATAGATTTAACTAACTTACTCTCTCAGGGATAA
- a CDS encoding copper chaperone PCu(A)C yields the protein MEFKTLKVIFKHLFSFLVLAIFSLSASASIMLKEGHVRAMPASVPNTAAYLTLMNHSDNAVSLVSVTTPVAKEAQLHTLIEENGVVKMRQVEGFDIESHGTLMLQPSGNHIMLLSLTKSLMVGDKVPLTLTFSDGEQLDIELIVAKKSASDIEESHHHHHH from the coding sequence ATGGAGTTTAAGACATTGAAAGTAATATTCAAACATCTGTTTAGTTTTTTAGTTTTAGCCATATTTTCTCTTTCAGCATCAGCGAGTATAATGCTTAAGGAAGGCCATGTAAGAGCGATGCCAGCGAGTGTGCCTAATACCGCAGCTTACCTTACATTAATGAATCATTCAGATAATGCGGTCTCTTTAGTTTCAGTGACAACACCTGTCGCCAAAGAGGCGCAACTGCATACCCTAATAGAAGAAAATGGCGTTGTAAAAATGCGTCAAGTTGAAGGGTTTGATATAGAATCACACGGGACACTGATGTTACAGCCATCAGGTAATCACATCATGTTGTTATCACTCACTAAATCATTAATGGTTGGCGATAAAGTGCCATTAACGTTAACGTTTTCAGATGGCGAACAACTTGATATAGAGTTAATAGTTGCTAAAAAGTCAGCTAGTGATATAGAAGAAAGCCATCACCACCATCATCATTAA
- a CDS encoding enoyl-CoA hydratase, which produces MSQINVKDDQGVRIISFNRPEKRNAFNLKMYQQLTEYLIQGERDNAIRAFMLRGEENCFTSGNDIADFLSSGELNETHPTVQFLHCILELKKPLVAAVSGAAVGIGTTLLFHCDLVYADNTAKFQLPFVNLALVPEAASSLLLPLIVGQQKAAELILLGESFNASTAKELNIINQVVEQTELDSFVLAQAKKLANQPPLALQASKQLLRHNQADVKQQMLKELAVFGERLKSDEAKNRFQAFLKK; this is translated from the coding sequence ATGAGTCAGATTAATGTAAAGGATGATCAAGGCGTACGCATTATCAGTTTTAATCGTCCTGAAAAGCGAAATGCCTTTAATCTCAAAATGTACCAACAACTTACAGAATACCTGATCCAAGGCGAGCGCGACAATGCTATTCGTGCCTTTATGTTACGAGGAGAAGAGAATTGCTTCACTTCAGGTAATGATATTGCCGATTTTCTCAGTAGTGGTGAATTAAACGAAACTCATCCAACAGTGCAATTTTTACATTGTATTCTTGAGCTAAAAAAACCATTAGTGGCAGCTGTATCAGGAGCTGCAGTGGGTATTGGCACAACCTTACTATTTCATTGCGACTTAGTGTATGCAGACAATACCGCAAAATTCCAACTACCATTTGTTAATTTAGCATTAGTGCCTGAAGCAGCATCAAGTTTGCTTTTACCACTGATTGTTGGTCAACAAAAAGCAGCTGAACTTATTTTGTTAGGTGAAAGCTTTAATGCCAGTACGGCAAAAGAATTAAACATCATCAATCAAGTGGTTGAACAAACTGAATTAGATAGTTTTGTATTAGCACAAGCAAAGAAGCTGGCTAATCAGCCGCCTTTAGCATTGCAAGCATCGAAACAGTTATTAAGACATAACCAAGCTGATGTTAAACAGCAAATGCTTAAAGAATTAGCGGTTTTCGGTGAGAGATTAAAAAGTGATGAAGCGAAAAACCGATTCCAAGCCTTCTTAAAAAAATAG
- a CDS encoding PspC domain-containing protein, with protein sequence MNLTDIEKCLKADDSIICGASHSLAKQFGWSVLWTRVLTIVGICMSPTIGLIGYFVTAIIMSQKKSSL encoded by the coding sequence ATGAACTTAACCGATATCGAAAAATGTTTAAAAGCAGATGACAGTATTATTTGTGGTGCTTCACATAGCTTAGCAAAACAATTTGGTTGGTCTGTACTTTGGACAAGAGTGTTAACCATAGTAGGCATTTGTATGAGTCCAACTATTGGCTTAATTGGCTATTTTGTTACAGCGATCATCATGTCACAGAAAAAATCGAGTTTATAA